In the Silvanigrella aquatica genome, AAGGCAATTTCGTTCTTTGTGATCGCTTTCTTGACAGCACCTATGTGTACCAAAGTATGTTGGGAAAAATAGATAAAAAAACAGTGGATAATATCTCACAAATTATTTTGGAGAATATTATGCCAGATTTAACATTTGTTTTTATCGCCGATCCCCAAAGAGCAATAGAACGCATTAAAAATGAAAAAAAGAGAGAAAATGACCGCCTTGATACCGCTCAAAGTAACATTCATTTCAAAATAAAAGACTGTTATCTTGAAATTTTTAACAAACAAATGCCTTATCCAAATGGCAATATTCCAAAAAGAGTTTTAATTAACGCAAACGGAACTATTGAAGAAATTTATTTAGAAATTAAAACTGCTATTTTTAATACATTAGGAATTACATTATGAATTCATTCCAAGAGTTCATCACAAAAATAAATGATTATAAACATCACGCACTTTTGCTTGTTTCTAAGCAATTTGAAAATGCGGAATTTCCCCCTGCTCAGTTTTATACCTTAATTAAAGAAATTTGTGGTATTGCGCTTTATCAAAATAATGATGTGTCTGTATTTGAAATGGCAGCACAGCATCACGATATTTTCATTGCAGACAGACATCGTAAAATTTTAC is a window encoding:
- the tmk gene encoding dTMP kinase; its protein translation is MAFIVFEGGEGVGKSTQLELLCKALKHQGIACTLTREPGGTPFAEDIRALFKQVNAHHDAPLPLTELLLVSAARAQHIKKVIQPDLDKGNFVLCDRFLDSTYVYQSMLGKIDKKTVDNISQIILENIMPDLTFVFIADPQRAIERIKNEKKRENDRLDTAQSNIHFKIKDCYLEIFNKQMPYPNGNIPKRVLINANGTIEEIYLEIKTAIFNTLGITL